One part of the Pseudopipra pipra isolate bDixPip1 chromosome 3, bDixPip1.hap1, whole genome shotgun sequence genome encodes these proteins:
- the BEND3 gene encoding BEN domain-containing protein 3 isoform X1, producing MNSAEIADDDEVKIPKKNVKVEKENEDEALDCSVASRSAEKHSLDGAVTCLQDSNKRKQTSVGCDGSGGQPDALPSVKKRRFTQEGSLSNMRNRDTGSPTQVNAEQPNKNKNSNVTWLSEEESFSDIITPSYKKPLYGISHKITEKKNPPGTEQFASYELFEKINPSSPSQIRTLNDQRKRDSATAIAVAAAAADSDSNIYSLIQKMFYTLNTLNTNMTQLHSKVDLLSLEVSRIKKQVSPAESVADFKPPPEYQLTSTELKQIMDQSTSGGDLACRLLVQLFPELFSDDEFGRSCSACGFLNKRKLESLHLQLIRNYVEVCYPSVKNTAVWQLECLPQVNDFFNRFWAQREMENSQQNVQSSSFYETEQVESSHFMEDKEQEEALSLDRSNVIASDYMLDAQDLNEFLDEASSPGEFSVFLLHRLFPELFDHRKLAERYSCFGDSGKQLLDPHRLQIIRRYTEIYFPDVQEEEAWLQQCVQRINDELESTYMDGSECDQMRDDCYDSSSLPDDVSIIKVEDSFEYEKPGRRSKKIWLVPIDFDKLDFPPPDFDVPVPDYLLNKEQIKSIYESSLSIGNFASRLLVLLFPELFTHENLRKQYNCSGSLGKKQLDPTRIKLIRHYVQILYPRAKNDRVWTLEFVGKLDERCRRRDTEQRRSYQQQRKIHVPGPDRREFLTYAINPERFREEFEGPPLPPERSSKDFCKIPLDELVVPNPDFPVPSLYLLSDKEVREIVQQSLSVGNFAARLLVRLFPELFTPENLRLQYNHSGACNKKQLDPIRLRLIRHYVEAVYPVEKMEEVWHYECIPSIDERCRRPNRKKCDILKKAKKAKKVTGSLNC from the exons ATGAATTCAGCTGAAATCGCTGATGATGATGAAG taaaaattcctaaaaaaaatgtgaaagtagaaaaagaaaacgaAGATGAAGCTCTAGACTGCTCAGTAGCATCCAGATCTGCTGAGAAACACTCACTGGATGGCGCAGTTACTTGCCTGCAGGATTCCAACAAACGGAAACAGACCTCAGTTGGTTGTGATGGTTCAGGAGGCCAACCAGATGCCTTACCCAGTGTGAAGAAAAGACGCTTTACGCAAGAG GGCTCCCTTTCAAACATGAGGAACAGAGATACTGGCTCACCCACTCAGGTAAATGCAGAGCAGCCAAACAAGAACAAGAATTCTAATGTAACATGGCTCTCTGAAGAAGAATCTTTCAGTGACATAATCACTCCATCTTATAAAAAACCTCTCTATGGCATCTCACACAAAATCACAGAGAAGAAGAACCCACCAGGAACTGAGCAGTTTGCTTCTTATGAGTTGTTTGAAAAAATCAACCCCAGCAGTCCCTCACAAATTCGGACTTTGAACGACCAACGCAAAAGAGACTCGGCCACAGCCATTGCTGTAGCAGCAGCCGCAGCAGATTCAGACTCAAATATATATTCTTTgatacagaaaatgttttacacACTTAACACCCTCAATACCAATATGACTCAACTTCACAGTAAAGTTGACCTGTTGTCTCTGGAGGTTAGCAGAATTAAAAAGCAAGTCAGTCCAGCAGAGTCCGTTGCAGACTTCAAGCCTCCCCCAGAGTACCAGCTGACTTCTACAGAACTCAAACAAATCATGGATCAAAGCACATCAGGCGGAGACCTGGCTTGCCGGTTGCTAGTGCAGCTCTTCCCAGAGCTCTTCAGTGACGATGAGTTcggcaggagctgcagtgcaTGTGGCTTTCTGAACAAAAGGAAACTTGAATCTCTTCATCTGCAGCTTATCCGTAACTATGTGGAAGTTTGTTATCCTTCTGTGAAGAATACAGCTGTGTGGCAGTTGGAGTGTTTGCCTCAAGTCAACGATTTTTTCAATAGATTTTGGGCTcaaagggaaatggaaaacaGTCAGCAGAATGTGCAATCATCCAGTTTTTATGAGACTGAGCAGGTCGAATCCTCTCATTTTATGGAGGATAAAGAGCAAGAGGAAGCCTTATCCTTGGACAGGAGTAATGTAATTGCCTCAGATTACATGCTGGATGCTCAGGATCTCAATGAATTTTTAGATGAAGCTTCTTCACCAGGggaattttctgtttttttgttaCACAGACTGTTTCCAGAACTCTTTGACCATAGAAAATTGGCTGAAAGGTACAGCTGCTTTGGAGACTCTGGAAAACAACTGCTGGATCCTCATCGGCTTCAAATAATCCGTAGGTACACTGAAATTTACTTTCCAGATGTGCAAGAAGAAGAAGCCTGGTTGCAGCAGTGTGTTCAGCGCATAAATGATGAGCTTGAAAGTACATATATGGATGGAAGTGAATGTGATCAGATGAGAGATGACTGTTACGATTCTTCTAGTTTACCAGATGATGTATCAATCATAAAAGTGGAAGACAGTTTTGAATATGAAAAACCTGGCAGGCGGTCAAAAAAAATTTGGCTTGTACCCATAGATTTTGACAAACTTGACTTTCCCCCTCCTGATTTTGATGTCCCTGTCCCAGATTACCTGTTGAATAAAGAACAGATTAAAAGCATATATGAAAGCAGTCTTTCCATAGGCAACTTTGCCTCTCGATTGCTTGTTCTCTTATTTCCTGAACTATTTACTCATGAAAACTTACGGAAGCAATACAACTGTAGTGGATCTTTAGGAAAGAAACAGCTCGATCCCACTAGAATTAAATTAATTCGGCATTATGTGCAGATACTGTACCCCAGAGCAAAGAATGACAGAGTGTGGACATTGGAGTTTGTTGGGAAGCTTGACGAGAGGTGTCGACGAAGAGACACAGAGCAAAGGCGCTCATACCAACAGCAACGGAAAATCCACGTGCCAGGGCCTGACAGAAGGGAATTTCTCACCTATGCAATAAACCCTGAGAGGTTTCGAGAAGAATTTGAAGGGCCGCCACTGCCACCGGAAAGAAGCAGCAAGGATTTTTGCAAGATACCACTTGATGAACTTGTTGTTCCTAATCCAGACTTCCCTGTGCCTTCTCTGTATTTACTGTCTGATAAGGAGGTAAGAGAGATAGTGCAGCAGAGCCTGTCGGTTGGCAACTTTGCTGCCAGGCTTCTCGTAAGGCTCTTTCCTGAACTCTTTACTCCAGAGAATCTGAGACTGCAATACAACCATTCAGGTGCTTGTAATAAAAAACAGCTTGATCCCATCAGACTGAGACTGATCCGTCATTATGTGGAGGCAGTTTATCCTGTGGAGAAAATGGAGGAAGTATGGCATTATGAATGTATACCGAGCATTGATGAAAGATGCCGGCGTCCTAACAGAAAAAAGTGTGATAtactgaaaaaagcaaagaaagcaaaaaaagtgaCAGGCTCCTTAAATTGCTAA
- the BEND3 gene encoding BEN domain-containing protein 3 isoform X2 — protein sequence MPVGSLSNMRNRDTGSPTQVNAEQPNKNKNSNVTWLSEEESFSDIITPSYKKPLYGISHKITEKKNPPGTEQFASYELFEKINPSSPSQIRTLNDQRKRDSATAIAVAAAAADSDSNIYSLIQKMFYTLNTLNTNMTQLHSKVDLLSLEVSRIKKQVSPAESVADFKPPPEYQLTSTELKQIMDQSTSGGDLACRLLVQLFPELFSDDEFGRSCSACGFLNKRKLESLHLQLIRNYVEVCYPSVKNTAVWQLECLPQVNDFFNRFWAQREMENSQQNVQSSSFYETEQVESSHFMEDKEQEEALSLDRSNVIASDYMLDAQDLNEFLDEASSPGEFSVFLLHRLFPELFDHRKLAERYSCFGDSGKQLLDPHRLQIIRRYTEIYFPDVQEEEAWLQQCVQRINDELESTYMDGSECDQMRDDCYDSSSLPDDVSIIKVEDSFEYEKPGRRSKKIWLVPIDFDKLDFPPPDFDVPVPDYLLNKEQIKSIYESSLSIGNFASRLLVLLFPELFTHENLRKQYNCSGSLGKKQLDPTRIKLIRHYVQILYPRAKNDRVWTLEFVGKLDERCRRRDTEQRRSYQQQRKIHVPGPDRREFLTYAINPERFREEFEGPPLPPERSSKDFCKIPLDELVVPNPDFPVPSLYLLSDKEVREIVQQSLSVGNFAARLLVRLFPELFTPENLRLQYNHSGACNKKQLDPIRLRLIRHYVEAVYPVEKMEEVWHYECIPSIDERCRRPNRKKCDILKKAKKAKKVTGSLNC from the exons ATGCCTGTG GGCTCCCTTTCAAACATGAGGAACAGAGATACTGGCTCACCCACTCAGGTAAATGCAGAGCAGCCAAACAAGAACAAGAATTCTAATGTAACATGGCTCTCTGAAGAAGAATCTTTCAGTGACATAATCACTCCATCTTATAAAAAACCTCTCTATGGCATCTCACACAAAATCACAGAGAAGAAGAACCCACCAGGAACTGAGCAGTTTGCTTCTTATGAGTTGTTTGAAAAAATCAACCCCAGCAGTCCCTCACAAATTCGGACTTTGAACGACCAACGCAAAAGAGACTCGGCCACAGCCATTGCTGTAGCAGCAGCCGCAGCAGATTCAGACTCAAATATATATTCTTTgatacagaaaatgttttacacACTTAACACCCTCAATACCAATATGACTCAACTTCACAGTAAAGTTGACCTGTTGTCTCTGGAGGTTAGCAGAATTAAAAAGCAAGTCAGTCCAGCAGAGTCCGTTGCAGACTTCAAGCCTCCCCCAGAGTACCAGCTGACTTCTACAGAACTCAAACAAATCATGGATCAAAGCACATCAGGCGGAGACCTGGCTTGCCGGTTGCTAGTGCAGCTCTTCCCAGAGCTCTTCAGTGACGATGAGTTcggcaggagctgcagtgcaTGTGGCTTTCTGAACAAAAGGAAACTTGAATCTCTTCATCTGCAGCTTATCCGTAACTATGTGGAAGTTTGTTATCCTTCTGTGAAGAATACAGCTGTGTGGCAGTTGGAGTGTTTGCCTCAAGTCAACGATTTTTTCAATAGATTTTGGGCTcaaagggaaatggaaaacaGTCAGCAGAATGTGCAATCATCCAGTTTTTATGAGACTGAGCAGGTCGAATCCTCTCATTTTATGGAGGATAAAGAGCAAGAGGAAGCCTTATCCTTGGACAGGAGTAATGTAATTGCCTCAGATTACATGCTGGATGCTCAGGATCTCAATGAATTTTTAGATGAAGCTTCTTCACCAGGggaattttctgtttttttgttaCACAGACTGTTTCCAGAACTCTTTGACCATAGAAAATTGGCTGAAAGGTACAGCTGCTTTGGAGACTCTGGAAAACAACTGCTGGATCCTCATCGGCTTCAAATAATCCGTAGGTACACTGAAATTTACTTTCCAGATGTGCAAGAAGAAGAAGCCTGGTTGCAGCAGTGTGTTCAGCGCATAAATGATGAGCTTGAAAGTACATATATGGATGGAAGTGAATGTGATCAGATGAGAGATGACTGTTACGATTCTTCTAGTTTACCAGATGATGTATCAATCATAAAAGTGGAAGACAGTTTTGAATATGAAAAACCTGGCAGGCGGTCAAAAAAAATTTGGCTTGTACCCATAGATTTTGACAAACTTGACTTTCCCCCTCCTGATTTTGATGTCCCTGTCCCAGATTACCTGTTGAATAAAGAACAGATTAAAAGCATATATGAAAGCAGTCTTTCCATAGGCAACTTTGCCTCTCGATTGCTTGTTCTCTTATTTCCTGAACTATTTACTCATGAAAACTTACGGAAGCAATACAACTGTAGTGGATCTTTAGGAAAGAAACAGCTCGATCCCACTAGAATTAAATTAATTCGGCATTATGTGCAGATACTGTACCCCAGAGCAAAGAATGACAGAGTGTGGACATTGGAGTTTGTTGGGAAGCTTGACGAGAGGTGTCGACGAAGAGACACAGAGCAAAGGCGCTCATACCAACAGCAACGGAAAATCCACGTGCCAGGGCCTGACAGAAGGGAATTTCTCACCTATGCAATAAACCCTGAGAGGTTTCGAGAAGAATTTGAAGGGCCGCCACTGCCACCGGAAAGAAGCAGCAAGGATTTTTGCAAGATACCACTTGATGAACTTGTTGTTCCTAATCCAGACTTCCCTGTGCCTTCTCTGTATTTACTGTCTGATAAGGAGGTAAGAGAGATAGTGCAGCAGAGCCTGTCGGTTGGCAACTTTGCTGCCAGGCTTCTCGTAAGGCTCTTTCCTGAACTCTTTACTCCAGAGAATCTGAGACTGCAATACAACCATTCAGGTGCTTGTAATAAAAAACAGCTTGATCCCATCAGACTGAGACTGATCCGTCATTATGTGGAGGCAGTTTATCCTGTGGAGAAAATGGAGGAAGTATGGCATTATGAATGTATACCGAGCATTGATGAAAGATGCCGGCGTCCTAACAGAAAAAAGTGTGATAtactgaaaaaagcaaagaaagcaaaaaaagtgaCAGGCTCCTTAAATTGCTAA
- the MTRES1 gene encoding mitochondrial transcription rescue factor 1, with product MTGFRFPITAFRKLNVWFGLWEKFPSNKLYPTWRRSILCSCQASTVNYRRCFSFSPVKLSALRLSPEYISVLSLRNKSNKSSRSRQTVQEEEEEEDEDESDLEDEFENDPNIVKDYKDLEKVVQSLRYDVIIKAGLDMARNKVEDAFYNNELRLNGEKLWKKSRTVKVGDTLDLIVGEDKETGTAVVMRVVLKKLWDKTESEKYKVILRRWKNLKVPKQDVLK from the exons ATGACTGGCTTCAGATTCCCCATCACTGCTTTTAGAAAACTAAATGTCTGGTTCGGACTATGGGAGAAGTTTCCCTCAAATAAACTGTATCCCACTTGGAGGAGAAGCATATTATGTAGCTGTCAAGCAAGCACAGTAAACTACAGAAGATGTTTCAGTTTTTCCCCAGTCAAACTCAGTGCACTAAGACTTTCTCCAGAGTATATCTCAGTACTTTCTCTGCGGAACAAAAGTAACAAAAGCTCTAGGAGCAGACAAACTGTtcaagaagaagaggaagaagaggatgaAGATGAAAGTGATTTGGAAGATGAATTTGAAAATGACCCCAACATAGTAAAAGATTACAAGGATCTCGAAAAAGTAGTGCAGTCTCTTCGATATGATGTGATCATAAAAGCTGGCCTAGACATGGCGAGAAA taaagTAGAAGATGCATTCTACAATAATGAACTCAGGCTGAATGGAGAAAAACTATGGAAGAAAAGTAGAACt GTGAAAGTTGGTGACACACTGGATCTCATAGTAGGCGAAGATAAAGAAACAGGAACTGCCGTAGTTATGCGAGtagtcttaaaaaaattatgggACAAAACTGAAAGTGAAAAATACAAAGTAATTTTGAGGCGTTGGAAAAACTTAAAAGTGCCCAAACAGGATGTACTTAAGTAA